In Amphiura filiformis chromosome 2, Afil_fr2py, whole genome shotgun sequence, one DNA window encodes the following:
- the LOC140144127 gene encoding tripartite motif-containing protein 3-like, producing MAASLSPVQRTEEFKDEFLTCSICAEPFDDDERKAKCLSCLHTYCKSCLQSIAGKQSNVNCPKCRKLITFPGETVDSLPNNFLVENLKEYQDILNSSIACDSCVSGQAVSFCHDCGASLCQKCVDVHSQLGILRHHKLSAMAELQKMKPIPIMQKPQHCTKHPKQDVTMYCTEANCKVPVCATCGLLDHQGHKLIELSAEIATIIDDMHKATAKLNETKKELEHKQLRVAGLQETITTNFKRKEKEMQESVQKLHDLIDANYNKANAHLKNLYETEMHKLTATIDSMKFLTAQISSACDFANQSCDMNHSSQLLISQNQTIERLNELAIAELPETASDKTDFDFTEKHHLAIAQIQELLQGLGDIRWKSQQCTIKLDLTSGSDQKRRAIVENVDSNGQRMIISCTNVEATQGGHSLHIQDNNDGTYAIEYDSHGRSLPLHVEVNGAEMTGSPFSTTPDVDPQRCTIRLGLPVPSGYGNMKAIVQTVDINGHKMTTGNAKVEAIQGRNLLSVQDNNDGTFTFDYDSHWGKQPSLPLQVKINGTEMKQSPFNTVPAEVDPEQCTIQLGLHSKYDNRKKAIVQPVKGKGSPFGEHNCDGTYTIHYRLYENRSCCHFHVEINGTAMKGSPFKFS from the coding sequence ATGGCTGCTTCGCTGTCACCAGTCCAGAGAACGGAGGAATtcaaagatgagtttttaacttGTTCCATTTGTGCTGAGCCATTTGACGATGACGAACGTAAAGCCAAGTGTCTTTCTTGTTTGCATACCTATTGCAAATCTTGTCTACAAAGCATTGCTGGTAAGCAATCAAATGTGAACTGTCCGAAATGTCGCAAACTGATCACGTTTCCAGGGGAAACTGTTGATAGTCTGCCAAACAATTTTCTCGTGGAGAATCTGAAGGAGTACCAAGATATTCTGAACTCATCCATCGCATGTGATAGTTGTGTTAGTGGTCAAGCAGTCAGTTTTTGTCATGATTGTGGTGCTTCTTTGTGCCAGAAATGTGTTGATGTACATTCACAATTAGGCATTTTAAGACACCATAAGCTTTCAGCAATGGCAGAGCTCCAAAAAATGAAACCCATCCCCATAATGCAAAAACCGCAGCATTGTACAAAACACCCAAAGCAAGATGTGACAATGTACTGTACAGAAGCCAACTGCAAAGTCCCTGTTTGCGCAACATGTGGCCTACTTGATCACCAGGGCCATAAGCTTATTGAGTTATCAGCAGAAATCGCAACAATAATTGATGATATGCACAAAGCTACAGCAAAATTAAATGAGACAAAGAAGGAATTAGAGCACAAGCAGTTGAGAGTAGCAGGTCTGCAAGAAACTATCACAACCAACTTCAAAAGGAAGGAGAAAGAAATGCAAGAATCGGTTCAGAAATTGCATGACCTAATCGATGCTAATTACAATAAAGCAAACGCCCACTTGAAAAACTTGTATGAAACAGAGATGCATAAATTGACTGCAACAATTGATTCAATGAAATTTCTTACTGCCCAAATAAGCAGTGCCTGTGACTTTGCCAACCAGTCATGTGACATGAACCATTCTTCACAGCTTCTAATTTCACAAAACCAAACCATAGAAAGACTGAATGAACTAGCAATAGCAGAGCTACCTGAGACTGCATCAGATAAGACTGACTTTGATTTCACTGAGAAGCATCATTTAGCTATTGCACAGATTCAAGAATTGCTGCAGGGTTTGGGTGATATCAGATGGAAATCACAACAGTGCACTATTAAGTTAGACCTTACGAGTGGTTCCGATCAGAAGAGAAGAGCCATTGTTGAGAATGTAGATAGTAATGGACAAAGAATGATAATTAGTTGCACCAATGTAGAGGCTACTCAAGGGGGACATTCACTACATATACAGGACAATAATGATGGCACATATGCAATTGAATATGACTCGCATGGGCGCTCATTACCACTTCATGTTGAGGTAAATGGGGCTGAAATGACAGGAAGTCCATTCAGTACCACACCTGATGTTGACCCACAGCGATGTACCATTCGATTAGGACTGCCAGTTCCAAGTGGATATGGCAATATGAAAGCCATTGTCCAAACTGTAGATATCAATGGTCATAAGATGACCACTGGCAATGCCAAGGTAGAAGCTATACAAGGTAGGAACCTTCTAAGTGTACAGGATAATAACGATGGTACATTTACATTTGACTATGATTCACACTGGGGCAAACAACCCTCACTACCACTACAGGTTAAGATAAATGGGACTGAAATGAAACAGAGTCCATTCAATACTGTGCCTGCTGAGGTTGACCCAGAACAATGCACTATTCAATTAGGACTGCATTCAAAGTACGATAATCGCAAGAAAGCCATTGTTCAACCTGTAAAGGGTAAAGGATCACCGTTCGGAGAGCACAACTGTGATGGCACATATACAATTCACTACCGCTTATATGAAAACCGATCCTGTTGTCACTTTCATGTTGAGATAAATGGGACTGCGATGAAAGGAAGTCCATTCAAATTTTCCTAG
- the LOC140144136 gene encoding uncharacterized protein — MRFTLRRNIIDGRYHLGNSALTSVDDYPYLGLTFTSNLSWSKHISGVTARANKILGLIRRNLRGCSRKLKEQAYMSLVRPHLEYTCPVWSPYHQKDINTIENIQRQAARFVLHRYRRQDSVSSMLQELQWVSLEQRRKTSSFILMYKICNNLVAVNPALYMTPMLPSSTRAYHPSKFNPLPARIQLFKASFFPRTVAWWNSLPVSTLSSPTYEVFRGAVTGSM; from the coding sequence ATGAGATTCACCCTACGTCGCAATATTATTGACGGCCGATATCATTTAGGGAATAGTGCTCTGACATCTGTTGACGACTATCCATATCTTGGCTTGACATTCACCTCCAATCTGTCATGGTCCAAACACATCAGCGGTGTGACAGCTCGTGCAAATAAAATCCTGGGGCTCATCCGCAGAAATCTGAGAGGATGCTCTCGCAAGTTGAAGGAACAAGCCTACATGTCGCTTGTTCGACCTCATCTTGAATACACGTGTCCAGTCTGGTCTCCATACCATCAAAAAGACATCAATACAATTGAAAACATACAGAGACAGGCTGCAAGATTCGTCCTCCACCGATACAGACGGCAAGACAGTGTTTCATCAATGCTTCAAGAATTACAGTGGGTCTCCCTTGAGCAAAGGCGAAAAACATCCAGCTTCATTCTCATGTACAAGATTTGTAACAACCTTGTGGCAGTCAACCCAGCTCTTTACATGACTCCAATGCTTCCATCCTCTACAAGAGCCTACCATCCTAGTAAATTCAATCCACTACCAGCCCGTATCCAGCTCTTCAAAGCTTCGTTTTTCCCGCGTACAGTCGCCTGGTGGAATTCTCTACCAGTGAGCACCTTGTCTTCTCCAACTTATGAGGTGTTCAGGGGAGCAGTTACTGGTTCAATGTAA